The Dioscorea cayenensis subsp. rotundata cultivar TDr96_F1 unplaced genomic scaffold, TDr96_F1_v2_PseudoChromosome.rev07_lg8_w22 25.fasta BLBR01000140.1, whole genome shotgun sequence genome has a segment encoding these proteins:
- the LOC120253629 gene encoding uncharacterized protein LOC120253629, which yields MDKSWMRKSRLSQEYEDGVEQFLNFAFANSSEDDRIICPCIKCRVPSPIHEPTNTFAAPSSSNPHFQTSRTRPDSLEELLRYAFSIHQVNNEGLPSTADEFNVEVNDGDEATIEVDEQPSKEVAKFYKLLEDMNNKLYEGSQHSRCEHLNDDNELVHKKPAKVLWYFPLIPRLQRLFMSTKTSADMIWHANGRTNDGLLRHPADAEAWKSFDARYPDFASDPRNVRLGLSSDWFNPFKLLSTSYNTWPVVLIPYNLPPWIGMKQTSFLLSVIIPGDKELKQLWVGVETYDASVRRNFNIRTALLWTINDFPAYANLSRWSTKGKYACPCCAAKTSSQWLTNGQKFCYMAHRLDLVDMGIRRELHPQYLPNGKTRLPPASFSMTKKEKDLFCQVLKTIKVPDAYSSNISKCVNQKERKLQSLKSHDYHILLHDLLPIALRSSMSKLVTRVISELCNIFKIICGKVLKVEDLDNLQYRAAIVLCHLEKIFPPAFFTIMVHLVIHLPMEAKIGGPVYYQWMYPIERFLLKLISYVRNKRYPEGSIAEGFLAEECVTFCSRYLVDVETIFDRPGRNLAQVQHELLAKSYLFESGGEPIGKVEVAQLDDISWAQAHHYVLFHYKAIESLQIEYRNILKDQTRCRRSNARYLDRKFTETFHEWLGETVSHGKNVSEEIKFLAQGPNRIVKRYKGLVINGFRFHTKA from the exons atggataagagttggatgcGTAAGTCACGATTGAGTCAAGAATACGAAGATGGAGTCGAACAATTCCTCAATTTTGCATTTGCCAACTCAAGTGAAGATGATAGGATCATTTGCCCTTGCATAAAGTGT CGTGTACCGTCACCTATCCATGAGCCAACAAACACATTTGCAGCTCCATCAAGCTCTAATCCTCACTTCCAAACTTCTCGTACAAGACCAGATAGTTTGGAAGAATTATTACGGTATGCTTTCAGCATCCATCAAGTTAATAACGAGGGCCTACCATCTACTGCCGATGAATTCAATGTTGAGGTGAATGATGGAGATGAAGCTACTATAGAAGTTGATGAACAACCTTCTAAAGAAGTGGCAAAGTTTTAcaagttgcttgaagatatgAACAACAAACTTTATGAGGGATCGCAGCATTCTAGATG TGAACATTTGAATGATGACAATGAATTGGTTCACAAGAAACCTGCGAAGGTTTTATGGTATTTTCCATTAATACCACGACTGCAGAGACTTTTCATGTCGACTAAGACTTCTGCTGATATGATATGGCATGCTAATGGTCGGACCAATGATGGGCTGTTACGACACCCTGCTGATGCTGAGgcatggaaatcatttgatgCAAGATATCCTGATTTCGCTTCTGATCCTAGAAATGTTAGGCTTGGTCTTTCTTCAGATTGGTTTAACCCTTTCAAATTATTAAGTACTTCTTACAACACTTGGCCAGTGGTGTTGATTCCTTATAACTTACCACCATGGATTGGGATGAAAcaaacttcttttcttttgtcagtGATTATTCCTGGAGACAAAG AGTTAAAGCAATTATGGGTTGGTGTAGAGACGTACGATGCATCTGTAAGGAGAAATTTCAATATACGGACTGCCTTGTTATGGACTATTAATGATTTCCCTGCTTACGCAAATTTATCACGTTGGAGCACTAAAGGGAAATATGCTTGTCCTTGTTGTGCTGCGAAAACTTCTTCACAATGGTTAACTAATGGCCAGAAGTTTTGTTATATGGCACATCG ACTTGATTTGGTTGACATGGGAATTCGTCGAGAGCTTCATCCTCAATATCTTCCCAATGGCAAAACAAGACTACCACCCGCTTCTTTCTCcatgacaaaaaaagaaaaagacctaTTTTGTCAAGTCTTGAAGACTATAAAGGTCCCAGATGCTTACTCTTCGAATATATCAAAATGTGTAAATCAGAAGGAGCGAAAACTTCAGTCTTTAAAATCACATGATTATCACATATTGTTGCATGATTTGCTTCCAATTGCTTTGAGGTCATCCATGTCAAAGCTAGTGACTCGCGTCATTTCAGAGCTTTGTaacatattcaaaattatttgtggtAAAGTTCTTAAGGTGGAAGATCTTGACAACCTTCAATATCGAGCAGCAATAGTTTTGTGTCACTTAGAAAAGATTTTCCCACCTGCATTTTTCACTATAATGGTGCACTTGGTTATCCATCTACCAATGGAGGCCAAAATCGGTGGACCTGTGTACTATCAATGGATGTATCCAATCGAGAG GTTTTTGCTCAAGTTAATATCTTATGTGCGGAATAAACGATATCCTGAAGGATCTATTGCTGAAGGATTTTTAGCAGAAGAATGTGTCACTTTTTGTTCTAGGTATTTGGTTGATGTTGAAACGATTTTTGATAGACCTGGGAGAAATTTAGCACAAGTGCAACATGAGCTACTTGCAAAGTCGTATTTATTTGAAAGTGGTGGAGAACCAATAGGGAAAGTTGAAGTAGCACAGTTAGATGATATATCATGGGCGCAAGCACATCATTATGTGTTATTTCATTATAAAGCTATTGAATCACTCCAAAT TGAGTATAGAAATATCTTGAAAGATCAAACAAGATGTCGACGTTCAAATGCTCGTTATCTCGATAGAAAATTTACCGAAACTTTTCATGAATGGTTGGGAGAAACG GTTTCTCATGGAAAAAATGTGtcagaagaaattaaatttcttgcACAAGGTCCAAATAGGATTGTTAAGAGATATAAAGGACTCGTCATTAATGGATTTCGCTTCCATACTAAAGCTTGA